The Daphnia carinata strain CSIRO-1 chromosome 9, CSIRO_AGI_Dcar_HiC_V3, whole genome shotgun sequence nucleotide sequence TTTGTGCGTCCATTGCGATGAGTTCGACTATCCGAAAGTCGAAATGCGCATTtaggaaaaaatggaaacaagcCGGGGGGGGCTTCGGGATTTTCCCAATCGTCCGTAACAGCTCCAACGTTCACACCAGTTtctttggaaataaaaaattttgcgTTGTGAATTGCGCAAGTTCATTGCACCGTCTGCATTTCCTGCATCGGTCTGGGGCCCGGTTGCGGTTCCAGAGCTCGGCTTTAAAAAGACCAGTGCCATCCACGAAGCGAATCAAATTGCAACCGGCATCCACACCGACATGAAGCTCTTGCTAGCTGTGCTGGCTCTTACTTCCTTGTGCTCCGCAGCGCCTCAATCCGGGTGagaattttctaattaaaaaaaaaaaagcaattaaaaataatttgaaatcGTTTTGAAGATATCTACCTCGAATTCCAATCGATGATCATTTGATTGGCCGGCCTTTGGTGGCTGATCTCTGGTCATCGGAAGTTTTCGATCCAGTCAGCGTTGAAGATGATTCTTCAGAAGAGGTGGTCGTGCCCATCACACTGGAACAGGCTAGAGCCAGGCTGTTGAGGTACATGAGAGAGCTGGAACGTGACATTGAAGAGGACATTTTCGAAAACGATTTCCTCGACGTCCAGTCGTCCCTCTACAAATTGAACAACAGGCTGTGGCCGAAAATGGTCTATTTGAGCGATCAGATCTACGACAATCTGCTGCTGGCCGATGACGTCAAAGCCCTGGAACGTGAGCACAAGATCCGTCTCGGACTCAAACGCGACGTGGCCCGAATCCGCTTCAAAACTGGGTACATTTGCCAAttcttttatcatttttcaatCAGAATTTTACATTTACATCTCACCATTTCAGAACTCGTAAATGTCCATCACCCGATGAATCGTTCTTCGCCCCGACCAAACGTTGCGTCGTCGTTGAATCCAAAGAAGCTGATCTCAATCCGTGCGCGTCCAAGAAAGACATGCTCCTCTACGATGGAATAGACAACAGGGCCGTTTGCGATTGCGTCGTAGACGATCGCAATTTGGTCTTCTCCGAGCTCGATGGCCGTTGTCATCGTCTAAACGAACAGGTAAAACATCAAGGCCACCCAATGACGTACTAAATgataattttattcaaaaatgtcATCAGGGTCCTTGCCAAAACGGTACGTGGTTAACTATGTCAGCCGAGAGCAAAGTTGTTTGTGAAGAAGTACCTGCTGATTGCATCGCTGATGGTGAACACGTGTACTGGAGCCCAGATCCATTGGTGGCCAAACCCCAGTGCGTCCAGTTGAGCATCCGCGGATCTTGCGCCGAAGGCAATTTACTTCAACGAGACGGTTCGGGTGCAGTCACGTGTCAGCCTCCCTCCAGGCCGCAACCGCTCGTTAAACTTCACACATCGTGTCCTCCAGGTAGTTTCCGCGGGCAGAATCACCAGTGTCCCATCTAAAATTTGTTACGCATCAACGCACATTGTTAACCCgtttttctgtttcgttttttgttaattgttttcttttaaaccaTACTACCCCAGTACTTTGCATGCGTACGTGTGATGTTACACTTCATGTAAACACTTGCGAATTTAAAAATACAGCCAGGGACAAGTTTCGGTTATTTCAAAGAGGACGTGACTTACAACGTCCAATTCATTCGATTCAAAATCCAGAATctgaaacaaaatatttaaaaacaatagGTTATTAGTTTTAAATTATTGACTTATTTAAACGTGGTTTTCACCTGAAGGATGAATGATGATCAATGATCTTGAATTGGTATTGGCCTTGATCGCACACGTTCCCGATTGCAGCTTACATAACAGCCTTTGGAAAATTAACCGCATGTTAGGACCTCTTACTCAACTGGATTCTACTATCTATAGAAAattagagagaaaaaagaacctTTGTTCAacggaattttaaaaaacgagaGTTGTAAAAGGAAGACATCGAGATAAATGTCAATCGTAATGGAACAACTTGTCTCTACATGGCCACACCCACAAGAAGTTGGGTACTTTCACTCTATAGAAAGTGGGATATCATTTCGTTTGGATAGCCGGACAAATTAAATAGCGCCCAATTGGACGTAGAGACCCTACTTTTATTTCAACTCcattcgaaacaaaaaagaattcgatAATTTTGGACAACGTTAATCAATCGTTCTTATCAGTGGTCGCCATTGCCTTTGATCAATGTctgtatagtttttttttttt carries:
- the LOC130697961 gene encoding uncharacterized protein LOC130697961, with the protein product MKLLLAVLALTSLCSAAPQSGYLPRIPIDDHLIGRPLVADLWSSEVFDPVSVEDDSSEEVVVPITLEQARARLLRYMRELERDIEEDIFENDFLDVQSSLYKLNNRLWPKMVYLSDQIYDNLLLADDVKALEREHKIRLGLKRDVARIRFKTGTRKCPSPDESFFAPTKRCVVVESKEADLNPCASKKDMLLYDGIDNRAVCDCVVDDRNLVFSELDGRCHRLNEQGPCQNGTWLTMSAESKVVCEEVPADCIADGEHVYWSPDPLVAKPQCVQLSIRGSCAEGNLLQRDGSGAVTCQPPSRPQPLVKLHTSCPPGSFRGQNHQCPI